In Myxococcus stipitatus, the sequence CACATGTCCAGCGCCACGTGGGGGTCGTGGGCCACCTGCACCTCGTAGCCCTCCTCGCCCAGCACCTCGGCCATCATCCGCGCGTTGTCCAGGTCGTCGTCCACCACCAGCACGCGGCGCGTCTGCTGGAACTTCCGGGGCGCCGCCGGCCGCGTGACGGCCTCCGACGGCCGGGGCGGCGGCGCGGGCGTCTGGGCGCGCACGCGCGGCAGCTTCACCACGAAGGCCGAGCCGGGCCCCTCCGTGGAGTTCTCCGCCGTCAGCTCGCCGCCCCAGCGCTGCACCTGCGCGCGCGCGACGGCCAGGTACAGCGACAGCTGCGGCGCCCCCGGGTCGCGGCGCAGCGGGTCGAACAGGTGCGTCAGCTCCTCCACCGCGTACGGCGGCCCCTCGTCCTGGATGCGCAGCGTGAGCCAGGCGGGGTTGTCCGAGCCCGTCATCACCCGCAGGCGGCCTCCGCCCTCCATCCGGTCGCGCGCCGCCAACAGCAGGTTCACGACCAGTTCGCGGAAGAAGGCCGCGTCCGCGCGCACCGCGCCGGGGTTGCCCAGCTCCAGGTCCACGTACACCGGGTGCTCGCGCTGCTCCAGCTCGCCCCGCGCCAGCTCCAGCGCCTCGCGCACCGTCTGGTCCACCTGCACGTCGGTGGGCCGCTCCTCGGTGCGCTGGACGTTGAACTCCTGCAGCCGCGACACCAGCTCGCCAATCTGCTGCACCGTGCGGTCCAGCGCCTCCAGGTGCTCGGGCTTGTACTCGCGCTGCAGGAGCGTGATGCGCAGGCGCAGCACGTTGAGGAAGTTGTTGAGCGCGTGCGCGGCGCCGCCGGCGAGCTGCCCCAGCGCCTGCTGGCGGGTGCGCTGGAGCAGCCGCCCCTGCAGCCGCCGCAGCTCGCCGTAGGCGCTCTCCAGGGCCTTGGTCTTGTTGGCGGACTCGGTGCGGTCGGTGAAGGTCTGGATGGCGCCGGCCAGCTCGCCCTCCTCCTCCCAGACGGGCGTGGCGCTCATCTCCAGCGTGGCCTTGTCGCCGCTGGGCCGCTCGATGACCATCATCACCCCGCGCACCGGGCCCTTCTCCCTGAGGGCGCGCACGAAGGGCATGTCCCCCACCTTGAAGACCTCGCCCGTCAGGTGCCGCGCGTTGACCTGCGTGAGCACCGGCGCCAGCGTGTTGGACGCGCGCCCGCCCACCACCGCGCGCATGGGCACGCCCATCAACCGGCTCACCGGCGGCGTGGCGAAGGACACCGTGCCGTCCAGCTCCCCCAGCAGGATGCCCACGTCCACCTGGTTGAGCACCGACTCCATCACCGCCGCCTCGCGGAAGCGCACCTCCTCCGTCTTGAGGATGCGCGCGTAGGAGGCCTGCGCGGACGCGTCCGCCTCCCACACCAGCTCCGCGATGAGCCCGGCCACCTCCGGCTCGATGAGCCCTTCGTGGTGCCGCGCGTAGACGTGCAGCAGCACCTCCTCCAGCGACTTGAACTCGCGCGTGAGGTCCTCGGGCTCGAAGTTCTGCGTGTAGCGGTCCGCGCCGTGCGAGCGCACCACCTCCGGCCACAGCCGCACCGCGTCCTCGCCCCGGTCCTTGAGCAGCCGGGCCAGCTCCGACACCAGCCGGCGCAAGGGCGCGCGCAAGTCCCTCCCCGGGATTTCGACCTCGTAGACCTCCGAGCGCAGGCGCTTGGCCCACAGGCGCGTCACCCGCTCCTGTTCGTCCTGGAGCAGCTCGGACAGCGCTTCGATGGCGTCGATGCGGGCGGCCACGGTCCGTCACAAGGTGCGCACGCCCGGCCGCCATGGCCACCCGAGCGCCCGGACGGCTGGCCGCCCGGCGTGGACGCCCGGCTGACCGCGTTGCCACCGCTTGCGTCCCGGCCCACCTTCCAGGAACGGATGCCTCTCAACGAGCAGACCAAGAACGACCTGCTGGAGTCACCCTGGCTGTCGCAGCAGGCCATGGCGCAGCTGTTCCGCGGAGAACTCAGCCGCTCGGACACGTGGCGCACGCGCCTGGACACCACCACCAACTGGGCGCTGACCACCACCGCCGCCGTCATCTCCTTCGGCTTCGCCACGCCGCAGAGCCCGCACGTCACCTTCCTCGTGGGCATCTGGATGGTGGTGTCCTTCCTGCTCGTGGAGGCCCGGCGCTACCGGTACTACGACCTGTGGAACCGGCGCGTGCGCCTGCTGGAGGACGGCTGGTGGGTGCCCATGCTCCGGCGCGAGCCGGTGGACCCGGACGCGCTGCGGGAGCTGGCGGTGGAGATGTCCCGGCCCCAGCTCCAGCTGTCGCTGATGTCCGCCATCTCCACCCGCCTCAACCGGACCTATGGCCCCATCCTGATGGTCTTGTTGATGACCTGGTTCTTCAAGGTCTACAGCCACCCGCGTCCACCCGTGGACTTCGGGGAGTTCGTGGACCGGGCCCACGTGGCCTGGGTCCCGGGGCCCCTGGTGATGGGCCTGTTGGCGCTCATCACCGTGGGGGCGGCGTACCTGTTCATCTCCTCGTTCTTCATCCGAGCCCCCCTGGGCGAGCTGCGCACCCGCCCCCGGGGGCGACGCGCCGCGCTGTGGGAGTCGTTCTACCGGCCCTACGCCATCCGGCGGCGCCACCGCCCGTCCCGCAGGCCCTCCCCCCGGCCGACCTCCAACTCGGAACACTGAGGGTGGGGGCGCTCCCCGCCTCGGAGGGCCAGTGACGCCCGGGCACGTAAAGGGCCTCATGGCCGCCATGCCGCCGGCTGAATCCCGGGTGTTTTCATCCTTCCGGCCCCGGGGGTTTTGTGCTGTGAATCCGCACCCATGGCGAACACCCGCACTGTCACGGTCATCAATGGCGACGGCATCGGCCCCGAGGTGATGGCGGCCACCATCCGCGTTCTCGAGGCCCTCAAGGTTCCCCTCGAGTTCGAGCACAAGGACGCGGGCACGGAGGTCGTGGCCAAGTACGGCACCAACCTGCCCCACGAGACGGTGGAGGCGGTGCTGCGCAGCGGCGTCGCGCTCAAGGGCCCCACGGGCACGGTGGTGGGCGGCGGCCTTCCTTCCGCGAACGTCGGCCTGCGCAAGCGGCTGGACCTGTACTCGTCGCTGCGCCCGGTCAAGAGCGTGCCGAACGTGAAGACGCGCTACGAGGGCGTGGACCTCGTGGTGGTGCGCGAGAACACGGAGAGCCTCTACGCCGGCATCGAGCACATCATCGTCCCGGGCGTGGTGGAGTCGCTCAAGATCATCACCGAGAAGGCCTCCACGCGCATCGCGCGCTTCGCGTTCGAGTACGCGCGCAAGCACGGCCGCAAGAAGGTGACCGGCGTCCACAAGGCCAACATCATGAAGCTGTCGGACGGCCTGTTCCTGGACTGCTGCCGCAAGGTGGGCCGTGAGTTCCCGGAGATCCACTACGAGGAAGTCATCATCGACAACCTCTGCATGCAGCTGGTGAAGGACCCGTCCCGCTTCGACGTGCTGGTGCTGGAGAACCTGTACGGCGACATCGTGAGCGACCTGTGCGCGGGCCTCGTCGGCGGCCTGGGCGTGGTGCCGGGCGCGAACATCGGCGAGCGCACCGCCGTCTTCGAGGCGGTCCACGGCACGGCGCCGGACATCGCGGGCAAGGGCATCGCGAACCCCACGGCGCTGATGATGTCGGCGGTGATGATGCTGGACTACCTCGACCTGCGCGAGGAAGCCCGCCGCATGGAGGGCGCCATCCAGAAGGTGTACGGCGACGGCAAGGTGCGCACGGGTGACCTCGGCGGCGGCGCCACCACCCGCGACTTCACCGACGCCATCATCGCGGCGCTGTAGTCGGACGACGGGTCCGACGCGGAGCCCGGGTCGCCCCCATGGCGTCCCGGGCTTTTTCGTGTCCGCGCGTGGGCCCGCGCGCCGCGCTCAGGGCGCCCGGAGCACGCCGCTGAGGGTCTCCGCCCGCGAGAACTCCTGCGGCAGCCGATACGGCCGCGCGGGGCTCCACTGAGGCGCGGCATGGGCGCCCAACCGCAGCGCGTAGTAGTGCCCCGACTCCAGCAGGCCCGAGGGCAGGCGCAGCTCGCGCGCGTCGCCATCCAGGACGAAGGAGGCGTACTCCGCCGCGGCGTACGGCCACCCGGGCAGGGAGCGGGAGACGTGCAGGACGGTGACGACGTAGTGGGAGACGTTCCCCTGCGCCGGCGCGGTCCAGGAGAGCACGGGGCTGTCCGACGACAACAGCCGGGACTGGCTGGCCGCCTGCGCGTCGACCTTGAAGTCGCGCGGAGGCAGCACCTCGGGAGCCACCGGGACGGGCGTGGGCGAGGTGACCGCCGCCAGGGGCAGCACCCGCGCCACCTCCGCCTGGAGCGTCACGGCGGCCTCCCCCGTCGTCCAGTCCGCCCCCTTCGTGGTCACGCTGAAGCGGTATGAGAAGTTCGCCGTCACGGGCCAGGCGGACGGGTAGGGATTGCCGTAGGTGGGCTGCAGCCTCAGCGCGGAGAGCGAGCCGGTGGCGTCCTGGGCGAGCTCGAGCAGGAGCGGCGACGGCACGAGGTCCGCCTTCGCGCCGTAGGGCAGCACCTCGAGCGTGAAGCGGCTGTCCGCCGTCACGCTGGCGAACCCCTGCGGAGCATGGGCCTGGAAGGCGGGGCGGTTCCAGTCGACGGTCACCTGCCGGGAGACGGTGGGGTCGAGCGCGGCGGACACCAGCACCCGCTCGTCCTGGAAGCCCGTGAGGGC encodes:
- a CDS encoding response regulator codes for the protein MAARIDAIEALSELLQDEQERVTRLWAKRLRSEVYEVEIPGRDLRAPLRRLVSELARLLKDRGEDAVRLWPEVVRSHGADRYTQNFEPEDLTREFKSLEEVLLHVYARHHEGLIEPEVAGLIAELVWEADASAQASYARILKTEEVRFREAAVMESVLNQVDVGILLGELDGTVSFATPPVSRLMGVPMRAVVGGRASNTLAPVLTQVNARHLTGEVFKVGDMPFVRALREKGPVRGVMMVIERPSGDKATLEMSATPVWEEEGELAGAIQTFTDRTESANKTKALESAYGELRRLQGRLLQRTRQQALGQLAGGAAHALNNFLNVLRLRITLLQREYKPEHLEALDRTVQQIGELVSRLQEFNVQRTEERPTDVQVDQTVREALELARGELEQREHPVYVDLELGNPGAVRADAAFFRELVVNLLLAARDRMEGGGRLRVMTGSDNPAWLTLRIQDEGPPYAVEELTHLFDPLRRDPGAPQLSLYLAVARAQVQRWGGELTAENSTEGPGSAFVVKLPRVRAQTPAPPPRPSEAVTRPAAPRKFQQTRRVLVVDDDLDNARMMAEVLGEEGYEVQVAHDPHVALDMWQRRRFDAALLDAVMPEMSGWELARELRERSPQALLAIVTGMDVRGQNRSSLALVDAVFRKPIDVGALDDFLAQSEGGVGEGNHPPAPASAPGEPDSRQH
- a CDS encoding DUF2270 domain-containing protein, with the protein product MPLNEQTKNDLLESPWLSQQAMAQLFRGELSRSDTWRTRLDTTTNWALTTTAAVISFGFATPQSPHVTFLVGIWMVVSFLLVEARRYRYYDLWNRRVRLLEDGWWVPMLRREPVDPDALRELAVEMSRPQLQLSLMSAISTRLNRTYGPILMVLLMTWFFKVYSHPRPPVDFGEFVDRAHVAWVPGPLVMGLLALITVGAAYLFISSFFIRAPLGELRTRPRGRRAALWESFYRPYAIRRRHRPSRRPSPRPTSNSEH
- a CDS encoding isocitrate dehydrogenase (NAD(+)), with product MANTRTVTVINGDGIGPEVMAATIRVLEALKVPLEFEHKDAGTEVVAKYGTNLPHETVEAVLRSGVALKGPTGTVVGGGLPSANVGLRKRLDLYSSLRPVKSVPNVKTRYEGVDLVVVRENTESLYAGIEHIIVPGVVESLKIITEKASTRIARFAFEYARKHGRKKVTGVHKANIMKLSDGLFLDCCRKVGREFPEIHYEEVIIDNLCMQLVKDPSRFDVLVLENLYGDIVSDLCAGLVGGLGVVPGANIGERTAVFEAVHGTAPDIAGKGIANPTALMMSAVMMLDYLDLREEARRMEGAIQKVYGDGKVRTGDLGGGATTRDFTDAIIAAL